CCACCGGGTGCACCAGCGCCAGCCCTCCCACCACCAGGCCCCCCAGCCCCGCCTTCACGAACAGCGGCAGCCGCCCCACCCGCACGCTCCACCGGCCCCTGCCCTGGCCATGGAAGAACGTCTCCACGCCGTGCAGCGAGCGGATGAAAGCGTACGCCAAGAGCCCCGTCACCAGCCCGAGCAGCGCGTAGAAGACAATCTCCCAGCCACTCACCATGCTGTACGCCACGCGCCGCACCATGGGCGCACTGCCCATGACGCCCCGGCCCACCAACGTGGCGGTGACGCTCGCGAGGATGATGGGCGAGAAGACACGCAGCTGGAACTCGCGCAGGATGATCTCCATCGCGAACAGGGCGCCAGCGATGGGCGCGTTGAAGGACGCGGAGATGCCCGCACCCGCGCCACTGGCCAGGAGAATGGCCAGCTCGCGCCGCGTGAAGCCCAACGTGCGGCCCACCTCCGAGCCGAACGCCGCGCCGCCAAAGACGATGGGCCCCTCGCGCCCCGCCGAGCCTCCCGTGCCGATGGTGATCGCGCTCGCCACCAGCTTAAGCACCCCGTCGCGCCCGGGCAGTCGGCCCTCTCGCTCCACCGCCTTCACCACCTCGGGCACGCCGTGGCCATGCGTCTCGGGACGGTCGCGCAGCACGCGGCCCACCAGCATGCCCCCCAACATGGGCAGCAGCATCACCCACCAGGGCGACAGGTGCCGCACCTCGCGCCCCACGTCATGCAGGTGCCCGAGCACCGAGTTGGTCGCCGCCAACGCCACCAGCGGGTAGTAGAGCGACAGCGCCCCGAGCACCAGCAACCCCAGCACCTCCAGGCGGCGCTTCACCTGGCTTCTCGGACCTCCCGGCATGATGAGGCGCGAGAGCACCAGCGCGATCAGCCCGAGCGGAATCCCCACGACGAGGAACTCGAACTCCCAGCGCGCCTCGGCGAACGCCTCGCGCAGGGCCGCTCGGGTGGGCGAGTGGGCATCGAGCGCGTCGAGCAGCCTGGGAAAGCCCAGGGCCATTCCGCTCACCAGCCCGATGAGGTTGGCGAAGAGCCCCGCGGCCAGACCGCTGTAGAGGCCCACCAACGCCCCCGCCACCGGCAACACCGAGGGCCCCGGCAGCCGCAGCCGGTTGGTGAGCGCCAGCAGCCGCAACACCCACCGCTCCACGCGCGCCCACGACCCCGGCCGCCCACCCTCCTCGATCGATTCCATGGGCTCTCGGGCACGCTGGGGTTGAGAGCCCACAACCTCATCACCGCGCCAGGGCAGGCCTAGTCGCACCGCGGGGCAACCTCCCACCGTCCGACACTCGCGATGCCTTCACCAACGCCTCGCGCCAACCGGCCAGGCAACCCCCCGCTCCCGGCCTGCTCGCCTCGGAAGGAGGGCCTACCTTGTGAGCCAGGAAGACCAGACGGATTTCCACAGGAGGCGGATCATGTCGCGTTGGATGGGGTGGATGCTGGCGGTGGGCGTGGGAGGCGCTCTCATGGCGGGCTGCAGATCGGAGGAGTCGAAGCAGGCCGGCCGGTTCAACGAGCCCATCCACCAGAAGTACCAGACCCCGGCGGCCTCGGAGGCGCAGAGCGGCCAGGGTGGCTCGGGCGGCGCGGGCACGGGCGTGGCCCTGGACAAGGGCTGGAAGGATCACCCGGCGAACGAGGACATCCACCAGGCAAACAAGCCGGGCCCCTACGTCATCGACCGACCCCAGGAGGTGCCCCGGGAGCGCCGGCCCGGACCCTTGGGCGTGGGCTCGGGCACGGACTCGGCCCGGAGGATGGCCCAGGAGCAACTCGAGGAGTGAATGCCGGGCTCCGCGCCCCCCGTCCACGAGCTGGGGGCGCGAGGCTCAAGAGCCGTTCCTTCTCTTGGTGAGGTCACGCTGGAGCTGCCTCACCTTGCCGAGCAACTGCGCGTCCTCGGCATCCCCGGCCTCCTTCACCTGCTGCTCGAGGCTCTCATAGCGGCTGCACAAGAAGCTGAGGTTGTCACACGCGATGATCCGGGTGAGCCGTTCGTAGGCGAGGCGCGTACGGGCCCACTCCTTCTGCAACTCCGTCGGCCCCCGTGTGACGCGCGGCTTGCGCCCCGTCGGGGCCTTGCTGGGAGCCGTCTCGGGTTCCGGTGAAGGGGCCGCGAGGGGAAAGAGCAGATCCGACTCCATGGCGGACTCGGACGACTCCGCGCCCGCGTCCAGTGCCGTTCCCGCGTCCAAGGCGGACCCGGAGGGGACGACCCCGGGGGAGGACGGAGTCACGGGCGGTGGAACCTCCTCGCCCAGAGGCGCGGAAGGCGGTGGAGCGTCCGCGGGAGGCGCCACATGGGGCGTGGGGTGCGCCAGGGAACGCGCGGGCGGCGGGCGCGACGCGGGCTGCT
Above is a window of Cystobacter fuscus DNA encoding:
- a CDS encoding chloride channel protein gives rise to the protein MESIEEGGRPGSWARVERWVLRLLALTNRLRLPGPSVLPVAGALVGLYSGLAAGLFANLIGLVSGMALGFPRLLDALDAHSPTRAALREAFAEARWEFEFLVVGIPLGLIALVLSRLIMPGGPRSQVKRRLEVLGLLVLGALSLYYPLVALAATNSVLGHLHDVGREVRHLSPWWVMLLPMLGGMLVGRVLRDRPETHGHGVPEVVKAVEREGRLPGRDGVLKLVASAITIGTGGSAGREGPIVFGGAAFGSEVGRTLGFTRRELAILLASGAGAGISASFNAPIAGALFAMEIILREFQLRVFSPIILASVTATLVGRGVMGSAPMVRRVAYSMVSGWEIVFYALLGLVTGLLAYAFIRSLHGVETFFHGQGRGRWSVRVGRLPLFVKAGLGGLVVGGLALVHPVVWGTGHESINDAAVRALSVSLLASGCVLKLVATAITLGSGGSGGTFFPMTVMGALAGGAFGEVMHAALPGITAPSGAYAMVGMGGAVAALTRGPLTGLMMVYELSGNYAIILPLMVTCTIASALCHALVERRAGVDPATLGRLPVDALVAWVEPVEPGAWAPEVRERLLVSLEKALPVRDAAGTLLGVVSASALEAREFRANRGTVEGWVRQVPAISVETSVGEALRAMDAHEVDALPVRGEGRVGVVTRAGLLRFLQRERRIRQKEPPFSPTELPR